ACGATATTTGAGGTAGTGCAATAACAATCGAACAGAGTATCTCAGCATTTCCTCAGTTTTGGAATAACATAAAGTTTTACGATGAAGACGAGCCAAATAATGTCTAAGCCTTGTGTTTTCATTTTCGACTCGTGTCATGTAGGTCTTACTCACAATTTGGTCACCATCAGGAACAAAACAAGGGTAAACAGGGTATCCATCTGTGACGTAAAAATAACTCTGCCAACACTGGACAATGTTCCATAACTGTTGGAAAGTAGTCGAACTACGATCACCTAAAACCCAAGCAAGAATACCTTGAGTAAAGTGATTTACCGCCGTCCACAACCAGATTTTATTTTTTTGAACCAATAAATGTTTCTAATTCATCTAGTTCTCCCACCTGCGGAATTTCCTTTGAATTTGGTGTATCCGCCAATTGTGTACCCACTCGTTTAACCCAATGAATAATGGTAGTATGATGAACGTTTTTCACCCTTTCAATTCCACGAAATCCCATACCATTGACGTACATTTTTAGGCATTCTTGTTTGATTTCATCCGAGTAGCCCCTGGGTGGTTTATAGACATCAATGAATTGACGACCACAATCACAGCAAATGTGATTCTGTTTACCTCTTTTCTTTCCATTCTTACGGTTATGACAAGATCCACAGCGTGGACATTCCATGATTAATTGACCTCAATTCATACCGCTATTATGCAACGCCCGCTGAGTCCCTAACCTTTAAAAAGTGGTGATCGCTTCTAGAATTATGAATGGATTGACGTTGGGGATTTCCAAGAAATAAAATCCCCAATGTATAAGAATGATAATTATTGTAGAGGGTGGAAAGTCAAGGCTGCCGATGGCAGTCCTGACTTGCTTTTTTGTAGTAAGTTCAATGTATGGTTAGAGTTTTGGGGTGTGTTTGAGTGTCAATTGAATTAACTGACGCATTGAAAAGTTTGCTAAAGGAAACAGCAACTCAATTGAAACAAGCAGCAAGACGACGTTTTCAGGCGCAGGCTGTCATGGGGTTAGGCCCTGAAGGACAGCTAATAGCTCAAAACGAGATGGGATGGGATAGAAAAACAATTCGCAAAGGAATTAAAGAATTAACTACTGGAATTATTTGTGTAGATAATTATTCAGCTAAGAGTCGATGGAAAGCAGAAGAACACCTACCTTCTTTGTTAGAAGATATTAAAAAATTGGTTGATTTACAAAGCCAAACCGACCCAAGTTTTAAAAGTTAAAGGCTGTATACACGCCTAACAGCAAACAAAGTAAGAAAGCTATTAATTGAAAAGTGTGGCTATAGTGATGAACAGTTACCGACTGAAGAAACAATTCGTGTCAAATTGAATTATTTGGAATATCGACTGAAGCGGGTAGCAAAAGTTTTACCTCAAAAAATTCCAGAAACTGATGCAATCTTCGAGCAATTAGCAATGTTAATCAATCAGCTAGTGATGATAAGAGTGTTTTACGTTTAAGTCTTGATGCCAAAGCCCGTGTCGATGTTGGTTGCTTTGACAAAGGAGGTAAAAACCGAGTTACCACTGAAACCGAAGACCATAACTATAATCCAAAAACAACCGTAACTCCTTATGGTATATTTCTTCCAAAGTTAGATGAAATATTTTTATATTTTACAGAGTTTCAAGTAACAAGTGATTTTATTATTGATGTTTTATCAGATTTTTGGAAAAGTGAGAGTTGGCGGTTTCCAGATATAAAAACACTAATTCTTAATCAAGATAATGGAGGAGAGAATAATTCGCGGCGTACCCAGTTCATGAAGCGTATAGTAGAGTTCGCTCAATCCAATCTACATTACTCTCTTTTCCTTCATCAACTCAAAACAGCCTGAGATCACAACTTTCGTGAGAAATCAATATTGTTAATTGTGTCAAAAACTTGACAAATATAACTGACAGATTATACTCTGATTTGAGTGTGTTGAAATTCATCGACACCAGTCGCCCGAACCTTGAAAACCGCATATATTCGTTAACTGATGTCGATGCCTTGTGCAGCAAGGTTTCCAGGCTGCAAAATCGATGTTTTTTGAAGATTTTTGTTTAAATCTAGAGTGGTGTCGATTAGGGGTCTAGAACCCTCTCCCTGTAAGCGTTCCAGATGTGAACTCTTTCCATAACACTTCCCCTCAACGGGGATGGAAACCGAAGTCGTGAACGGAAACTTCACCACTTCGGCTTTCCATAACACTTCCCCTCAACGGGGATGGAAACGCTAGTATCCAGTGGACCAACCGGGACATTGGCACTGCTTTCCATAACACTTCCCCTCAACGGGGATGGAAACCGGTGGTGCCTTCCACTCGAACTGCCGGCACAGACTTTCCATAACACTTCCCCTCAACGGGGATGGAAACATTGATACACAACATCCCAATAGAGGGAATATGCTTCTTTCCATAACACTTCCCCTCAACGGGGATGGAAACCAGCTCGATAGCCGAGTCCAACATGTTTTCGTCGAAACTTTCCATAACACTTCCCCTCAACGGGGATGGAAACACGAGGGGAGTGGTGTTTAGCTGTTGCCGCTGACTTTCCATAACACTTCCCCTCAACGGGGATGGAAACGTCAGATTACCTTGAGTCAGAGAATGCCCCCAAACTTTCCATAACACTTCCCCTCAACGGGGATGGAAACACAAGTTTCATCGCGGCGGGGTCGGCTACCTGGACTTTCCATAACACTTCCCCTCAACGGGGATGGAAACGAACCTCTTTTGTCAGATCAAATTCCATGATCGGTAACTTTCCATAACACTTCCCCTCAACGGGGATGGAAACCTTCGTACGTCATCCCTTGAATGGTCATCTTGTAGACTTTCCATAACACTTCCCCTCAACGGGGATGGAAACTCTTCGCAGGCTTTCTTGTGATTTGGGTCTACATTTTTCTTTCCATAACACTTCCCCTCAACGGGGATGGAAACTTTCTTTAATCTCTTCCAGTCTTTCGGAAGGACTTTCCATAACACTTCCCCTCAACGGGGATGGAAACACCATAGTTAGTTCCTCCGAACTAAAATAAAAGACTTTCCATAACACTTCCCCTCAACGGGGATGGAAACAAATGCATCGACCGCTGGTGACTTTTTGGAAGAAGCTTTCCATAACACTTCCCCTCAACGGGGACAAAAACTCGCCTGCTACTTAAACTCTGCTACCTGGTGCGCATAACTCTCCATCCCTCTGCGTTCAAAAAGATTACGACTTTACGCAAAACTGTACTAAGACACCAAGCATTTTTAACTCATCATAGGAAAATCTCACAACCAAACATAAAACTTACCTCACCCCGTCCTATCGGACACCCCTCTCCTTAGCAAGGAGGGGTAAGGGGTGAGGTTTTTCATTAGAACTACCTTTATTCAATACAAATTTATGCAAACTTCTACTAAGTTTTGCAATTTGGAAACAATCAGAACAAACAAATTGCTAAACTTCTTTGATTAAAAACCAAGTTATAACTATGGCTATTGCTGTAAATCCAAAATTCACGGCTGTCGTACGTAGTAACAGACGCGATGTTCCTCGCGTCTCTAACTGTACAGACGCGAGGAACATCGCGTCTCTAACTGATAACTGATAACAGCGTGGAAGTTAGTATGAAAAGTGACATGGCGATCGCACAACTGGGCACTATAAAGAATATGGGGAATCTGTTCTACAAAGCCTGGAGTTAGTATCACAAAACCCGCCTCCCCAGGAAAGCTGGTTTCCTGATAGTATCCATGAAAACATTCAAAGGTTAAAAGCATCTGCCCAAAGAGTAGTAGAAATAGCCGCTTCACCTGTGAAAATTGGCATTATGGGTGAATTCAGTAGCGGCAAAACTTTATTAATCGGCAGTCTCATTGGCTACGCTGATGCTTTACCTGTCAGTGAAACCCCCACTACAGGTAACGTCACCGCC
Above is a genomic segment from Fischerella sp. JS2 containing:
- a CDS encoding IS1 family transposase (programmed frameshift), which encodes MECPRCGSCHNRKNGKKRGKQNHICCDCGRQFIDVYKPPRGYSDEIKQECLKMYVNGMGFRGIERVKNVHHTTIIHWVKRVGTQLADTPNSKEIPQVGELDELETFIGSKKNKIWLWTAVNHFTQGILAWVLGDRSSTTFQQLWNIVQCWQSYFYVTDGYPVYPCFVPDGDQIVSKTYMTRVENENTRLRHYLARLHRKTLCYSKTEEMLRYSVRLLLHYLKYRSVPLPA